A single window of Zea mays cultivar B73 chromosome 10, Zm-B73-REFERENCE-NAM-5.0, whole genome shotgun sequence DNA harbors:
- the LOC100502151 gene encoding uncharacterized protein isoform X1, whose translation MGLFDRLLLGGGDRSRGTEDQERGGAEAAAMGSDVPPPSAIPPLSAAAASVVRQCARIAGVPVDQLLRRVDAEEQARGPLEYARSVVEYCSHVALRVEARRPDHLGDREFHTLTYDMMLAWEAPDEETDAVFQKTAFSVLRGDDADDDDSGSIFYSSPTQMAIQVDGRRTVGPEAFAKIAPACPAMAHPITVRNLFDAITNSTGGRLHFLIYHKYLRILNEAFCSAKRVLGGHRAPALQLSDDEVILDIHGAATTKPVLQHIGTSTWPGRLTLTNHALYFEAIGVDFSYGEAVVYDLARDLKQSVKRESTGPWGAHLFDKAVMYKSSLTSEPVFFEFPQFKGHTRRDYWFAAIKEVLHAHKFIRKYKLAGFQKAEALSVATLGILRYRTVKEGFHILPAHFKTILAFNLAEKLPKGDKILEALYGQLKQHCPRFRGGQDLGQSSSEELMLADPFPLSAYTMVTMGLLKLKEEDNAEERDFAVRDVQIGGTSSVQMALERSVGYSGRVEAARATLDQVRVEDIDTNVAVLKELLFPLIEIGKRLLALSGWEEPFKSYVFLLCFLYMAYSGWIWLMFPGFLLGSTIFMLWNKHYRHGRSVGAFEIITPPRRRTVEQLLALQQAISQLEAHVQAGNIFLLKLRSLMLAAFPQSTNRVAAALVAVAAIFTFVPLRTIVLLILLEEYTRQMPVRKKSSEKLVRRLREWWLRIPAAPVQLVKPRETRRWRSRLR comes from the exons ATGGGTCTCTTTGATCGCCTCCTCCTCGGCGGCGGCGATCGCAGCAGGGGGACGGAGGACCAGGAGCGCGGCGGCGCCGAGGCGGCCGCCATGGGGTCAGACGTGCCGCCGCCGTCGGCCATCCCTCCCCTCTCAGCCGCCGCGGCCTCCGTCGTTCGCCAGTGCGCCCG GATCGCGGGCGTGCCGGTGGACCAGCTCCTCCGGCGGGTGGACGCGGAGGAGCAGGCCCGCGGGCCGCTGGAGTACGCCAGGAGCGTCGTGGAGTACTGCTCCCACGTCGCCCTGCGCGTGGAGGCCAGGCGCCCGGACCACCTCGGCGACAGGGAGTTCCACACGCTCACCTACGACATGATGCTCGCCTGGGAGGCGCCCGACGAGGAGACCGACGCCGTGTTCCAG AAAACGGCATTCAGTGTTCTCCGTGGAGACGACGCGGACGACGACGACAGTGGGTCCATCTTCTATTCAAGCCCGACGCAGATGGCCATTCAG GTCGATGGCAGGCGGACAGTTGGACCCGAGGCATTTGCCAAGATTGCTCCTGCATGCCCTGCCATGGCACACCCCATCACCGTCCGTAACCTGTTCGACGCGATCACCAACTCCACCGGAGGACGGCTGCATTTCCTTATCTACCACAAGTATCTCAGAATCCTGAACGA GGCGTTCTGCTCTGCGAAGCGTGTGCTAGGGGGGCACAGAGCCCCAGCCCTCCAGCTCTCCGACGACGAAGTGATCCTTGACATCCACGGCGCTGCGACGACCAAGCCAGTTCTCCAGCACATCGGCACGTCCACATGGCCTG GGAGGCTCACGCTGACGAACCACGCGCTCTACTTCGAGGCTATCGGCGTCGATTTCTCGTATGGAGAGGCCGTCGTGTATGATCTGGCAAGGGACTTGAAACAGTCGGTGAAACGAGAGTCCACTGGGCCATGGGGTGCTCACCTCTTCGACAAAGCTGTCATGTACAAGTCCAGCCTGAC AAGTGAACCCGTGTTCTTTGAATTCCCACAATTCAAAGGCCACACCCGCCGAGACTACTGGTTTGCGGCCATCAAAGAGGTGCTGCACGCACACAAGTTCATCAGGAAGTACAAGCTCGCCGGTTTCCAGAAGGCGGAGGCGCTCTCCGTCGCAACGCTAGGGATTCTGCGGTACCGCACCGTGAAAGAGGGGTTCCACATACTGCCGGCGCATTTCAAGACCATCCTCGCCTTCAACCTGGCGGAGAAACTGCCCAAGGGGGACAAGATTCTGGAGGCACTGTATGGCCAGCTCAAGCAGCACTGCCCGAGGTTCAGAGGAGGCCAGGATCTTGGCCAGAGCAGTTCCGAGGAACTGATGCTTGCTGACCCCTTCCCGCTCTCTGCGTATACCATGGTGACGATGGGTTTGCTGAAGCTGAAAGAGGAGGACAACGCCGAGGAGAGGGATTTCGCTGTGCGTGACGTGCAGATTGGAGGGACTAGCTCAGTTCAGATGGCTCTAGAGCGTTCGGTTGGGTATTCGGGTAGAGTGGAAGCGGCAAGGGCTACGCTTGATCAGGTCAGAGTGGAAGACATAGACACTAATGTAGCTGTCCTAAAG GAACTACTATTTCCTCTGATTGAAATAGGCAAAAGGTTGCTCGCTTTGTCTGGGTGGGAAGAGCCCTTCAAGTCTTATGTCTTCTTGTTATGTTTCCTCTACATGGCTTACAG TGGTTGGATCTGGCTCATGTTTCCTGGCTTCTTGCTTGGCTCTACTATCTTCATGCTATGGAACAAACACTATAGGCATGGGCGCTCGGTAGGAGCGTTTGAGATCATAACTCCTCCTCGAAGAAGAACCGTGGAACAGCTCTTAGCTCTGCAACAGGCCATCTCGCAGCTGGAAGCGCACGTGCAAGCAGGAAACATTTTTCTCCTGAAGCTCCGGTCCCTCATGCTTGCAGCGTTTCCTCAG AGCACCAACAGAGTTGCAGCTGCACTGGTTGCTGTGGCTGCGATATTCACGTTCGTGCCCTTGAGGACCATCGTTCTACTAATCCTTCTAGAAGAATACACAAGACAGATGCCGGTGAGGAAGAAGAGCAGTGAGAAGCTGGTGAGGAGATTGCGGGAGTGGTGGCTCCGGATCCCGGCTGCGCCTGTACAGCTTGTAAAGCCTCGGGAGACGAGGAGATGGAGATCCAGGTTGAGATGA
- the LOC100502151 gene encoding uncharacterized protein isoform X2, translating into MGLFDRLLLGGGDRSRGTEDQERGGAEAAAMGSDVPPPSAIPPLSAAAASVVRQCARIAGVPVDQLLRRVDAEEQARGPLEYARSVVEYCSHVALRVEARRPDHLGDREFHTLTYDMMLAWEAPDEETDAVFQKTAFSVLRGDDADDDDSGSIFYSSPTQMAIQVDGRRTVGPEAFAKIAPACPAMAHPITVRNLFDAITNSTGGRLHFLIYHKYLRILNEAFCSAKRVLGGHRAPALQLSDDEVILDIHGAATTKPVLQHIGTSTWPGRLTLTNHALYFEAIGVDFSYGEAVVYDLARDLKQSVKRESTGPWGAHLFDKAVMYKSSLTEPVFFEFPQFKGHTRRDYWFAAIKEVLHAHKFIRKYKLAGFQKAEALSVATLGILRYRTVKEGFHILPAHFKTILAFNLAEKLPKGDKILEALYGQLKQHCPRFRGGQDLGQSSSEELMLADPFPLSAYTMVTMGLLKLKEEDNAEERDFAVRDVQIGGTSSVQMALERSVGYSGRVEAARATLDQVRVEDIDTNVAVLKELLFPLIEIGKRLLALSGWEEPFKSYVFLLCFLYMAYSGWIWLMFPGFLLGSTIFMLWNKHYRHGRSVGAFEIITPPRRRTVEQLLALQQAISQLEAHVQAGNIFLLKLRSLMLAAFPQSTNRVAAALVAVAAIFTFVPLRTIVLLILLEEYTRQMPVRKKSSEKLVRRLREWWLRIPAAPVQLVKPRETRRWRSRLR; encoded by the exons ATGGGTCTCTTTGATCGCCTCCTCCTCGGCGGCGGCGATCGCAGCAGGGGGACGGAGGACCAGGAGCGCGGCGGCGCCGAGGCGGCCGCCATGGGGTCAGACGTGCCGCCGCCGTCGGCCATCCCTCCCCTCTCAGCCGCCGCGGCCTCCGTCGTTCGCCAGTGCGCCCG GATCGCGGGCGTGCCGGTGGACCAGCTCCTCCGGCGGGTGGACGCGGAGGAGCAGGCCCGCGGGCCGCTGGAGTACGCCAGGAGCGTCGTGGAGTACTGCTCCCACGTCGCCCTGCGCGTGGAGGCCAGGCGCCCGGACCACCTCGGCGACAGGGAGTTCCACACGCTCACCTACGACATGATGCTCGCCTGGGAGGCGCCCGACGAGGAGACCGACGCCGTGTTCCAG AAAACGGCATTCAGTGTTCTCCGTGGAGACGACGCGGACGACGACGACAGTGGGTCCATCTTCTATTCAAGCCCGACGCAGATGGCCATTCAG GTCGATGGCAGGCGGACAGTTGGACCCGAGGCATTTGCCAAGATTGCTCCTGCATGCCCTGCCATGGCACACCCCATCACCGTCCGTAACCTGTTCGACGCGATCACCAACTCCACCGGAGGACGGCTGCATTTCCTTATCTACCACAAGTATCTCAGAATCCTGAACGA GGCGTTCTGCTCTGCGAAGCGTGTGCTAGGGGGGCACAGAGCCCCAGCCCTCCAGCTCTCCGACGACGAAGTGATCCTTGACATCCACGGCGCTGCGACGACCAAGCCAGTTCTCCAGCACATCGGCACGTCCACATGGCCTG GGAGGCTCACGCTGACGAACCACGCGCTCTACTTCGAGGCTATCGGCGTCGATTTCTCGTATGGAGAGGCCGTCGTGTATGATCTGGCAAGGGACTTGAAACAGTCGGTGAAACGAGAGTCCACTGGGCCATGGGGTGCTCACCTCTTCGACAAAGCTGTCATGTACAAGTCCAGCCTGAC TGAACCCGTGTTCTTTGAATTCCCACAATTCAAAGGCCACACCCGCCGAGACTACTGGTTTGCGGCCATCAAAGAGGTGCTGCACGCACACAAGTTCATCAGGAAGTACAAGCTCGCCGGTTTCCAGAAGGCGGAGGCGCTCTCCGTCGCAACGCTAGGGATTCTGCGGTACCGCACCGTGAAAGAGGGGTTCCACATACTGCCGGCGCATTTCAAGACCATCCTCGCCTTCAACCTGGCGGAGAAACTGCCCAAGGGGGACAAGATTCTGGAGGCACTGTATGGCCAGCTCAAGCAGCACTGCCCGAGGTTCAGAGGAGGCCAGGATCTTGGCCAGAGCAGTTCCGAGGAACTGATGCTTGCTGACCCCTTCCCGCTCTCTGCGTATACCATGGTGACGATGGGTTTGCTGAAGCTGAAAGAGGAGGACAACGCCGAGGAGAGGGATTTCGCTGTGCGTGACGTGCAGATTGGAGGGACTAGCTCAGTTCAGATGGCTCTAGAGCGTTCGGTTGGGTATTCGGGTAGAGTGGAAGCGGCAAGGGCTACGCTTGATCAGGTCAGAGTGGAAGACATAGACACTAATGTAGCTGTCCTAAAG GAACTACTATTTCCTCTGATTGAAATAGGCAAAAGGTTGCTCGCTTTGTCTGGGTGGGAAGAGCCCTTCAAGTCTTATGTCTTCTTGTTATGTTTCCTCTACATGGCTTACAG TGGTTGGATCTGGCTCATGTTTCCTGGCTTCTTGCTTGGCTCTACTATCTTCATGCTATGGAACAAACACTATAGGCATGGGCGCTCGGTAGGAGCGTTTGAGATCATAACTCCTCCTCGAAGAAGAACCGTGGAACAGCTCTTAGCTCTGCAACAGGCCATCTCGCAGCTGGAAGCGCACGTGCAAGCAGGAAACATTTTTCTCCTGAAGCTCCGGTCCCTCATGCTTGCAGCGTTTCCTCAG AGCACCAACAGAGTTGCAGCTGCACTGGTTGCTGTGGCTGCGATATTCACGTTCGTGCCCTTGAGGACCATCGTTCTACTAATCCTTCTAGAAGAATACACAAGACAGATGCCGGTGAGGAAGAAGAGCAGTGAGAAGCTGGTGAGGAGATTGCGGGAGTGGTGGCTCCGGATCCCGGCTGCGCCTGTACAGCTTGTAAAGCCTCGGGAGACGAGGAGATGGAGATCCAGGTTGAGATGA
- the LOC100502151 gene encoding uncharacterized protein isoform X4 has protein sequence MGLFDRLLLGGGDRSRGTEDQERGGAEAAAMGSDVPPPSAIPPLSAAAASVVRQCARIAGVPVDQLLRRVDAEEQARGPLEYARSVVEYCSHVALRVEARRPDHLGDREFHTLTYDMMLAWEAPDEETDAVFQKTAFSVLRGDDADDDDSGSIFYSSPTQMAIQVDGRRTVGPEAFAKIAPACPAMAHPITVRNLFDAITNSTGGRLHFLIYHKYLRILNEAFCSAKRVLGGHRAPALQLSDDEVILDIHGAATTKPVLQHIGTSTWPGRLTLTNHALYFEAIGVDFSYGEAVVYDLARDLKQSVKRESTGPWGAHLFDKAVMYKSSLTEPVFFEFPQFKGHTRRDYWFAAIKEVLHAHKFIRKYKLAGFQKAEALSVATLGILRYRTVKEGFHILPAHFKTILAFNLAEKLPKGDKILEALYGQLKQHCPRFRGGQDLGQSSSEELMLADPFPLSAYTMVTMGLLKLKEEDNAEERDFAVRDVQIGGTSSVQMALERSVGYSGRVEAARATLDQVRVEDIDTNVAVLKELLFPLIEIGKRLLALSGWEEPFKSYVFLLCFLYMAYSGWIWLMFPGFLLGSTIFMLWNKHYRHGRSVGAFEIITPPRRRTVEQLLALQQAISQLEAHVQAGNIFLLKLRSLMLAAFPQFVA, from the exons ATGGGTCTCTTTGATCGCCTCCTCCTCGGCGGCGGCGATCGCAGCAGGGGGACGGAGGACCAGGAGCGCGGCGGCGCCGAGGCGGCCGCCATGGGGTCAGACGTGCCGCCGCCGTCGGCCATCCCTCCCCTCTCAGCCGCCGCGGCCTCCGTCGTTCGCCAGTGCGCCCG GATCGCGGGCGTGCCGGTGGACCAGCTCCTCCGGCGGGTGGACGCGGAGGAGCAGGCCCGCGGGCCGCTGGAGTACGCCAGGAGCGTCGTGGAGTACTGCTCCCACGTCGCCCTGCGCGTGGAGGCCAGGCGCCCGGACCACCTCGGCGACAGGGAGTTCCACACGCTCACCTACGACATGATGCTCGCCTGGGAGGCGCCCGACGAGGAGACCGACGCCGTGTTCCAG AAAACGGCATTCAGTGTTCTCCGTGGAGACGACGCGGACGACGACGACAGTGGGTCCATCTTCTATTCAAGCCCGACGCAGATGGCCATTCAG GTCGATGGCAGGCGGACAGTTGGACCCGAGGCATTTGCCAAGATTGCTCCTGCATGCCCTGCCATGGCACACCCCATCACCGTCCGTAACCTGTTCGACGCGATCACCAACTCCACCGGAGGACGGCTGCATTTCCTTATCTACCACAAGTATCTCAGAATCCTGAACGA GGCGTTCTGCTCTGCGAAGCGTGTGCTAGGGGGGCACAGAGCCCCAGCCCTCCAGCTCTCCGACGACGAAGTGATCCTTGACATCCACGGCGCTGCGACGACCAAGCCAGTTCTCCAGCACATCGGCACGTCCACATGGCCTG GGAGGCTCACGCTGACGAACCACGCGCTCTACTTCGAGGCTATCGGCGTCGATTTCTCGTATGGAGAGGCCGTCGTGTATGATCTGGCAAGGGACTTGAAACAGTCGGTGAAACGAGAGTCCACTGGGCCATGGGGTGCTCACCTCTTCGACAAAGCTGTCATGTACAAGTCCAGCCTGAC TGAACCCGTGTTCTTTGAATTCCCACAATTCAAAGGCCACACCCGCCGAGACTACTGGTTTGCGGCCATCAAAGAGGTGCTGCACGCACACAAGTTCATCAGGAAGTACAAGCTCGCCGGTTTCCAGAAGGCGGAGGCGCTCTCCGTCGCAACGCTAGGGATTCTGCGGTACCGCACCGTGAAAGAGGGGTTCCACATACTGCCGGCGCATTTCAAGACCATCCTCGCCTTCAACCTGGCGGAGAAACTGCCCAAGGGGGACAAGATTCTGGAGGCACTGTATGGCCAGCTCAAGCAGCACTGCCCGAGGTTCAGAGGAGGCCAGGATCTTGGCCAGAGCAGTTCCGAGGAACTGATGCTTGCTGACCCCTTCCCGCTCTCTGCGTATACCATGGTGACGATGGGTTTGCTGAAGCTGAAAGAGGAGGACAACGCCGAGGAGAGGGATTTCGCTGTGCGTGACGTGCAGATTGGAGGGACTAGCTCAGTTCAGATGGCTCTAGAGCGTTCGGTTGGGTATTCGGGTAGAGTGGAAGCGGCAAGGGCTACGCTTGATCAGGTCAGAGTGGAAGACATAGACACTAATGTAGCTGTCCTAAAG GAACTACTATTTCCTCTGATTGAAATAGGCAAAAGGTTGCTCGCTTTGTCTGGGTGGGAAGAGCCCTTCAAGTCTTATGTCTTCTTGTTATGTTTCCTCTACATGGCTTACAG TGGTTGGATCTGGCTCATGTTTCCTGGCTTCTTGCTTGGCTCTACTATCTTCATGCTATGGAACAAACACTATAGGCATGGGCGCTCGGTAGGAGCGTTTGAGATCATAACTCCTCCTCGAAGAAGAACCGTGGAACAGCTCTTAGCTCTGCAACAGGCCATCTCGCAGCTGGAAGCGCACGTGCAAGCAGGAAACATTTTTCTCCTGAAGCTCCGGTCCCTCATGCTTGCAGCGTTTCCTCAG TTTGTTGCATGA
- the LOC100502151 gene encoding uncharacterized protein LOC100502151, translated as MAHPITVRNLFDAITNSTGGRLHFLIYHKYLRILNEAFCSAKRVLGGHRAPALQLSDDEVILDIHGAATTKPVLQHIGTSTWPGRLTLTNHALYFEAIGVDFSYGEAVVYDLARDLKQSVKRESTGPWGAHLFDKAVMYKSSLTSEPVFFEFPQFKGHTRRDYWFAAIKEVLHAHKFIRKYKLAGFQKAEALSVATLGILRYRTVKEGFHILPAHFKTILAFNLAEKLPKGDKILEALYGQLKQHCPRFRGGQDLGQSSSEELMLADPFPLSAYTMVTMGLLKLKEEDNAEERDFAVRDVQIGGTSSVQMALERSVGYSGRVEAARATLDQVRVEDIDTNVAVLKELLFPLIEIGKRLLALSGWEEPFKSYVFLLCFLYMAYSGWIWLMFPGFLLGSTIFMLWNKHYRHGRSVGAFEIITPPRRRTVEQLLALQQAISQLEAHVQAGNIFLLKLRSLMLAAFPQSTNRVAAALVAVAAIFTFVPLRTIVLLILLEEYTRQMPVRKKSSEKLVRRLREWWLRIPAAPVQLVKPRETRRWRSRLR; from the exons ATGGCACACCCCATCACCGTCCGTAACCTGTTCGACGCGATCACCAACTCCACCGGAGGACGGCTGCATTTCCTTATCTACCACAAGTATCTCAGAATCCTGAACGA GGCGTTCTGCTCTGCGAAGCGTGTGCTAGGGGGGCACAGAGCCCCAGCCCTCCAGCTCTCCGACGACGAAGTGATCCTTGACATCCACGGCGCTGCGACGACCAAGCCAGTTCTCCAGCACATCGGCACGTCCACATGGCCTG GGAGGCTCACGCTGACGAACCACGCGCTCTACTTCGAGGCTATCGGCGTCGATTTCTCGTATGGAGAGGCCGTCGTGTATGATCTGGCAAGGGACTTGAAACAGTCGGTGAAACGAGAGTCCACTGGGCCATGGGGTGCTCACCTCTTCGACAAAGCTGTCATGTACAAGTCCAGCCTGAC AAGTGAACCCGTGTTCTTTGAATTCCCACAATTCAAAGGCCACACCCGCCGAGACTACTGGTTTGCGGCCATCAAAGAGGTGCTGCACGCACACAAGTTCATCAGGAAGTACAAGCTCGCCGGTTTCCAGAAGGCGGAGGCGCTCTCCGTCGCAACGCTAGGGATTCTGCGGTACCGCACCGTGAAAGAGGGGTTCCACATACTGCCGGCGCATTTCAAGACCATCCTCGCCTTCAACCTGGCGGAGAAACTGCCCAAGGGGGACAAGATTCTGGAGGCACTGTATGGCCAGCTCAAGCAGCACTGCCCGAGGTTCAGAGGAGGCCAGGATCTTGGCCAGAGCAGTTCCGAGGAACTGATGCTTGCTGACCCCTTCCCGCTCTCTGCGTATACCATGGTGACGATGGGTTTGCTGAAGCTGAAAGAGGAGGACAACGCCGAGGAGAGGGATTTCGCTGTGCGTGACGTGCAGATTGGAGGGACTAGCTCAGTTCAGATGGCTCTAGAGCGTTCGGTTGGGTATTCGGGTAGAGTGGAAGCGGCAAGGGCTACGCTTGATCAGGTCAGAGTGGAAGACATAGACACTAATGTAGCTGTCCTAAAG GAACTACTATTTCCTCTGATTGAAATAGGCAAAAGGTTGCTCGCTTTGTCTGGGTGGGAAGAGCCCTTCAAGTCTTATGTCTTCTTGTTATGTTTCCTCTACATGGCTTACAG TGGTTGGATCTGGCTCATGTTTCCTGGCTTCTTGCTTGGCTCTACTATCTTCATGCTATGGAACAAACACTATAGGCATGGGCGCTCGGTAGGAGCGTTTGAGATCATAACTCCTCCTCGAAGAAGAACCGTGGAACAGCTCTTAGCTCTGCAACAGGCCATCTCGCAGCTGGAAGCGCACGTGCAAGCAGGAAACATTTTTCTCCTGAAGCTCCGGTCCCTCATGCTTGCAGCGTTTCCTCAG AGCACCAACAGAGTTGCAGCTGCACTGGTTGCTGTGGCTGCGATATTCACGTTCGTGCCCTTGAGGACCATCGTTCTACTAATCCTTCTAGAAGAATACACAAGACAGATGCCGGTGAGGAAGAAGAGCAGTGAGAAGCTGGTGAGGAGATTGCGGGAGTGGTGGCTCCGGATCCCGGCTGCGCCTGTACAGCTTGTAAAGCCTCGGGAGACGAGGAGATGGAGATCCAGGTTGAGATGA
- the LOC100502151 gene encoding uncharacterized protein isoform X3 codes for MGLFDRLLLGGGDRSRGTEDQERGGAEAAAMGSDVPPPSAIPPLSAAAASVVRQCARIAGVPVDQLLRRVDAEEQARGPLEYARSVVEYCSHVALRVEARRPDHLGDREFHTLTYDMMLAWEAPDEETDAVFQKTAFSVLRGDDADDDDSGSIFYSSPTQMAIQVDGRRTVGPEAFAKIAPACPAMAHPITVRNLFDAITNSTGGRLHFLIYHKYLRILNEAFCSAKRVLGGHRAPALQLSDDEVILDIHGAATTKPVLQHIGTSTWPGRLTLTNHALYFEAIGVDFSYGEAVVYDLARDLKQSVKRESTGPWGAHLFDKAVMYKSSLTSEPVFFEFPQFKGHTRRDYWFAAIKEVLHAHKFIRKYKLAGFQKAEALSVATLGILRYRTVKEGFHILPAHFKTILAFNLAEKLPKGDKILEALYGQLKQHCPRFRGGQDLGQSSSEELMLADPFPLSAYTMVTMGLLKLKEEDNAEERDFAVRDVQIGGTSSVQMALERSVGYSGRVEAARATLDQVRVEDIDTNVAVLKELLFPLIEIGKRLLALSGWEEPFKSYVFLLCFLYMAYSGWIWLMFPGFLLGSTIFMLWNKHYRHGRSVGAFEIITPPRRRTVEQLLALQQAISQLEAHVQAGNIFLLKLRSLMLAAFPQFVA; via the exons ATGGGTCTCTTTGATCGCCTCCTCCTCGGCGGCGGCGATCGCAGCAGGGGGACGGAGGACCAGGAGCGCGGCGGCGCCGAGGCGGCCGCCATGGGGTCAGACGTGCCGCCGCCGTCGGCCATCCCTCCCCTCTCAGCCGCCGCGGCCTCCGTCGTTCGCCAGTGCGCCCG GATCGCGGGCGTGCCGGTGGACCAGCTCCTCCGGCGGGTGGACGCGGAGGAGCAGGCCCGCGGGCCGCTGGAGTACGCCAGGAGCGTCGTGGAGTACTGCTCCCACGTCGCCCTGCGCGTGGAGGCCAGGCGCCCGGACCACCTCGGCGACAGGGAGTTCCACACGCTCACCTACGACATGATGCTCGCCTGGGAGGCGCCCGACGAGGAGACCGACGCCGTGTTCCAG AAAACGGCATTCAGTGTTCTCCGTGGAGACGACGCGGACGACGACGACAGTGGGTCCATCTTCTATTCAAGCCCGACGCAGATGGCCATTCAG GTCGATGGCAGGCGGACAGTTGGACCCGAGGCATTTGCCAAGATTGCTCCTGCATGCCCTGCCATGGCACACCCCATCACCGTCCGTAACCTGTTCGACGCGATCACCAACTCCACCGGAGGACGGCTGCATTTCCTTATCTACCACAAGTATCTCAGAATCCTGAACGA GGCGTTCTGCTCTGCGAAGCGTGTGCTAGGGGGGCACAGAGCCCCAGCCCTCCAGCTCTCCGACGACGAAGTGATCCTTGACATCCACGGCGCTGCGACGACCAAGCCAGTTCTCCAGCACATCGGCACGTCCACATGGCCTG GGAGGCTCACGCTGACGAACCACGCGCTCTACTTCGAGGCTATCGGCGTCGATTTCTCGTATGGAGAGGCCGTCGTGTATGATCTGGCAAGGGACTTGAAACAGTCGGTGAAACGAGAGTCCACTGGGCCATGGGGTGCTCACCTCTTCGACAAAGCTGTCATGTACAAGTCCAGCCTGAC AAGTGAACCCGTGTTCTTTGAATTCCCACAATTCAAAGGCCACACCCGCCGAGACTACTGGTTTGCGGCCATCAAAGAGGTGCTGCACGCACACAAGTTCATCAGGAAGTACAAGCTCGCCGGTTTCCAGAAGGCGGAGGCGCTCTCCGTCGCAACGCTAGGGATTCTGCGGTACCGCACCGTGAAAGAGGGGTTCCACATACTGCCGGCGCATTTCAAGACCATCCTCGCCTTCAACCTGGCGGAGAAACTGCCCAAGGGGGACAAGATTCTGGAGGCACTGTATGGCCAGCTCAAGCAGCACTGCCCGAGGTTCAGAGGAGGCCAGGATCTTGGCCAGAGCAGTTCCGAGGAACTGATGCTTGCTGACCCCTTCCCGCTCTCTGCGTATACCATGGTGACGATGGGTTTGCTGAAGCTGAAAGAGGAGGACAACGCCGAGGAGAGGGATTTCGCTGTGCGTGACGTGCAGATTGGAGGGACTAGCTCAGTTCAGATGGCTCTAGAGCGTTCGGTTGGGTATTCGGGTAGAGTGGAAGCGGCAAGGGCTACGCTTGATCAGGTCAGAGTGGAAGACATAGACACTAATGTAGCTGTCCTAAAG GAACTACTATTTCCTCTGATTGAAATAGGCAAAAGGTTGCTCGCTTTGTCTGGGTGGGAAGAGCCCTTCAAGTCTTATGTCTTCTTGTTATGTTTCCTCTACATGGCTTACAG TGGTTGGATCTGGCTCATGTTTCCTGGCTTCTTGCTTGGCTCTACTATCTTCATGCTATGGAACAAACACTATAGGCATGGGCGCTCGGTAGGAGCGTTTGAGATCATAACTCCTCCTCGAAGAAGAACCGTGGAACAGCTCTTAGCTCTGCAACAGGCCATCTCGCAGCTGGAAGCGCACGTGCAAGCAGGAAACATTTTTCTCCTGAAGCTCCGGTCCCTCATGCTTGCAGCGTTTCCTCAG TTTGTTGCATGA